In the Desulfovibrio sp. genome, one interval contains:
- a CDS encoding LacI family DNA-binding transcriptional regulator, giving the protein MKAFKLVTIRLRFGTLMAEQEAWLMTAGTGNGQRIRHTAAKKVTLAHVAKAAGVSQATVSMVLNGREGVSFADETIAAVFSAAENLGYRGGRRAFGGPSTPSVLLVAPNVTNPYYSTVIQAIQQAAGLRGYATCIYTTYRSLENELEALQFARSMGMAGIIFAMLAHPEEVLEKTDRKLPMVVIGDRRQDLSVDTVELNNYDAGSLIARHMHDLGHKHLAYISTTLDEANPIRTQRLQGLRDTFGQLCPEGSVQVKSRDISPEIELENVQIEHLVGRELARKCLDDKKITAFVAVNDMVAYGVIDAVREGGYSIPADYSVCGFDNIFPSGFAGIDLTTVEHYMRDKGRNALEILHNKIRGTASDRNITRVEYSHQLITRASTAPPRAV; this is encoded by the coding sequence ATGAAGGCCTTCAAGCTGGTTACCATACGTCTGCGTTTTGGAACCTTGATGGCCGAACAGGAGGCTTGGCTTATGACGGCAGGGACGGGTAACGGCCAGAGGATCAGGCACACTGCCGCTAAAAAAGTTACTTTGGCTCATGTTGCCAAGGCCGCAGGAGTATCGCAGGCCACTGTGTCAATGGTGTTGAACGGGCGGGAAGGTGTTTCATTTGCAGATGAAACCATTGCGGCCGTCTTTTCTGCGGCAGAGAATCTGGGCTATCGGGGCGGGCGTAGGGCTTTTGGCGGGCCCAGCACACCCTCGGTGCTGCTTGTGGCTCCCAACGTCACCAATCCCTATTATTCCACTGTTATTCAGGCCATTCAGCAGGCTGCCGGGCTCAGGGGGTATGCCACCTGCATCTACACCACCTACCGTAGCCTTGAAAATGAGCTTGAAGCCTTGCAGTTCGCGCGTAGCATGGGTATGGCAGGTATTATTTTTGCCATGCTGGCCCATCCGGAAGAAGTGCTGGAAAAAACCGACCGCAAACTGCCCATGGTGGTGATTGGCGACAGGCGGCAAGATCTGAGCGTGGATACCGTTGAGCTCAACAACTACGATGCCGGCAGCCTGATAGCGCGTCACATGCACGATCTGGGGCACAAGCATCTGGCCTATATTTCAACCACGCTAGACGAGGCAAACCCCATCCGCACGCAGCGCCTGCAAGGCCTGCGCGATACCTTTGGGCAGCTGTGCCCCGAGGGCAGCGTGCAGGTCAAAAGCCGCGATATCAGCCCTGAAATCGAGCTGGAAAATGTGCAGATTGAGCACCTTGTGGGGCGGGAGCTGGCACGCAAATGTCTGGACGACAAAAAAATTACCGCCTTTGTGGCGGTAAATGACATGGTCGCTTACGGGGTTATTGATGCGGTGCGCGAGGGCGGCTATTCCATACCCGCCGATTACAGCGTGTGCGGTTTTGACAATATTTTTCCATCGGGATTTGCAGGCATAGACCTGACCACGGTCGAGCACTACATGCGTGACAAGGGGCGTAATGCCCTTGAAATTTTGCATAATAAGATCAGGGGTACTGCCTCTGACCGCAATATTACGCGTGTGGAATACAGCCATCAGCTGATTACCCGTGCCTCCACCGCTCCGCCCCGCGCGGTTTAG